A stretch of the Serratia marcescens genome encodes the following:
- a CDS encoding ABC transporter ATP-binding protein/permease: protein MNATPLQKHAVWQLIKPFWVSEERWRAWMMLIAIVVLSLGLVYISVEINQWNQVFYDALQNKNYPVFKAQLWRFTYLALIFIVLAVYKIYLTQGLQMRWRRWMTEKFMAKWLAHQAYYHTEQQQIVDNPDQRIAEDLNVLTQYTLSLSLGLLSSLVTLFSFIDILWHVSGPMTFALGQHAITLPGYMVWFALLYAVLGSLLIWWVGKPLVMLGFNQERYEANFRFGLIRIRENNDAIALYHGEPREAQQLGDRFDTIRSNWWAIMRITRRLNIATNFYGQFAIVFPLLVAAPRYFSGAIQMGGLMQIASAFGQVQGALSWFIDAFNDLATWKACVNRLAGFNAAVDQVHHQPRGIQLREETAHPLTLDNLSLNLPDGQPLLAGAEMTLQRGDRLLIVGPSGCGKSTLLRAIAGIWPYGAGAIGVAANANTLFLPQRSYIPIGTLREALSYPSLASEYSDSQLMRVLENCRLKHLQRWLDTSANWSHRLSPGEQQRLAFARALLIRPSILFLDEATSALDDETEQLMYCLLVDELPDVTLISVAHRNSVAKYHQTCWRFSRSEDQPARLALSPLPV from the coding sequence ATCGCCATCGTCGTCCTGTCACTCGGTCTGGTCTATATCAGCGTGGAGATCAACCAATGGAACCAGGTGTTCTACGATGCGCTGCAGAACAAAAACTACCCGGTATTCAAGGCGCAGCTGTGGCGCTTTACCTATCTGGCGCTGATCTTCATCGTGCTGGCGGTCTACAAGATCTACCTGACCCAGGGGTTGCAGATGCGCTGGCGGCGCTGGATGACGGAAAAGTTCATGGCAAAGTGGCTGGCGCACCAGGCGTATTACCACACCGAGCAGCAGCAGATCGTCGATAACCCCGATCAGCGTATCGCCGAAGATCTCAACGTATTGACCCAGTATACCCTGTCGCTGTCGCTCGGGCTGCTCTCCAGCCTGGTGACGCTGTTTTCCTTTATCGACATCTTGTGGCACGTCAGCGGGCCGATGACCTTCGCGCTCGGCCAGCACGCCATCACGCTGCCCGGTTATATGGTGTGGTTCGCACTGCTGTATGCGGTGCTGGGATCGCTGCTGATCTGGTGGGTCGGCAAACCGCTGGTCATGCTGGGCTTCAACCAGGAACGGTACGAGGCGAACTTCCGCTTCGGCCTGATCCGCATCCGCGAAAACAACGACGCCATCGCGCTGTACCACGGCGAACCGCGCGAGGCGCAGCAGCTGGGCGATCGTTTCGACACCATTCGCAGCAACTGGTGGGCAATTATGCGCATCACCCGGCGGCTGAACATCGCCACCAACTTCTACGGCCAGTTCGCCATCGTGTTTCCCCTGCTGGTGGCGGCGCCGCGCTACTTCTCCGGCGCCATTCAGATGGGCGGCCTGATGCAGATCGCCTCGGCCTTCGGCCAGGTGCAGGGTGCGCTGTCATGGTTTATCGATGCGTTTAACGATTTGGCGACCTGGAAAGCCTGCGTCAACCGTTTGGCCGGCTTCAACGCCGCCGTCGATCAGGTGCATCATCAGCCGCGCGGCATTCAGCTGCGGGAAGAGACCGCCCATCCGTTAACGCTGGATAACCTCAGCCTGAACTTGCCCGACGGCCAACCGCTGCTGGCCGGCGCCGAGATGACGCTGCAACGCGGCGATCGCCTGCTGATCGTCGGCCCTTCCGGCTGCGGCAAGTCGACGCTGCTGCGGGCCATCGCCGGTATCTGGCCTTACGGCGCGGGCGCCATCGGGGTAGCGGCCAACGCCAACACGCTGTTCCTGCCGCAGCGCAGCTACATTCCGATCGGCACGCTGCGCGAAGCGTTGAGCTACCCGAGCCTGGCGTCGGAATACAGCGATTCGCAGCTGATGCGGGTGCTGGAGAACTGCCGCCTGAAGCACCTGCAGCGCTGGCTGGATACCTCCGCTAACTGGAGCCATCGCCTGTCGCCGGGCGAGCAACAGCGACTGGCGTTCGCCCGCGCCCTGTTGATTCGCCCGAGTATTCTGTTCCTCGACGAGGCCACCAGCGCGCTGGACGACGAAACCGAACAGTTGATGTACTGCCTGCTGGTGGATGAACTGCCGGACGTGACGCTGATCAGCGTGGCGCACCGCAACAGCGTGGCGAAGTACCACCAGACCTGCTGGCGCTTCAGCCGCAGCGAAGATCAACCGGCGCGCCTGGCGCTGAGCCCGCTGCCGGTATAA
- the agaF gene encoding PTS galactosamine/N-acetylgalactosamine transporter subunit IIA, which yields MPGIVITGHGGFATGLLQAVEQVVGPQPHCAAVDFPEQMSTAQLNDALRSALAAVAQPDGVVFLTDMLGGSPFRSACELADAQGDCEVLTGVNMQLAAEMMLERDGLSLDEFREVALACGKRGLTSLWHERRRMKCEDVQTDGI from the coding sequence ATGCCAGGCATTGTGATTACCGGCCACGGCGGCTTCGCCACCGGGCTGTTGCAGGCGGTGGAACAGGTGGTGGGGCCGCAGCCGCACTGTGCGGCGGTCGATTTTCCCGAACAGATGAGCACCGCGCAGCTCAACGACGCCTTGCGCTCGGCGTTGGCGGCGGTGGCGCAGCCGGACGGCGTGGTGTTTCTCACCGACATGCTCGGCGGCTCGCCGTTTCGCAGCGCCTGCGAACTGGCCGATGCGCAGGGCGATTGCGAAGTGCTCACTGGCGTCAATATGCAGCTGGCGGCGGAAATGATGCTGGAGCGCGACGGGTTGAGCCTGGATGAGTTTCGCGAGGTGGCGCTGGCGTGCGGCAAACGCGGTCTGACCAGCCTGTGGCATGAGCGCCGCCGGATGAAATGCGAAGACGTGCAGACCGACGGCATCTGA